The following proteins are co-located in the Diorhabda carinulata isolate Delta chromosome 4, icDioCari1.1, whole genome shotgun sequence genome:
- the LOC130892707 gene encoding glutathione synthetase-like isoform X2 yields MCSSIPTIIPLPIPEQELKELVSKGKDWAIMHGVSMRTKEQFSEDTITFAPFVLFPSTMPKKDFQHAVELQTIFQELFHKVAYDREFLKMCLENIVQVDEFTAKLFEIYETTEKEGVSQSIGLGLFRCDYMLQCNDKRKDGSDDFYPFCNWKLIEINTIAAGFGWLGPASGLLHRYILQEMNQLDNIKNLPVNNALTGLCGGILEAWELYGNSSAVILILVEDITYNISDQKFHEYTLKEMNPSIRIIRRNLTQIYYNGELNEENELIIDNNIVGVVYFRTGYEPSQYPTENEWSARLLLERYILKPQREGGGHNIYGKRIRQYIDKLKNTKERIAWILMEKIFPPIIKGYMIRPGTEHPPPITDMVSELGIFGVIMGDSTRIISNRQVGHMLRTKVESADEGGVAAGLGALDSPYLID; encoded by the exons GAAAAGATTGGGCAATTATGCATGGAGTTTCAATGAGAACGAAAGAACAATTTTCCGAAGACACCATCACGTTTGCTccctttgttttgtttccttCTACAATGCCAAAGAAAGATTTTCAACATGCCGTTGAACTGCAGACtatttttcaagaattattCCACAAAGTTGCTTACGATCGAGAATTTTTGAAGATGTGTTTAGAAAATATTGTTCAGGTTGACGAATTTACTGCAAAATTGTTCGAAATATATGAAACTACAGAAAAAGAAGGAGTTTCACAA TCAATAGGATTGGGCCTATTTCGATGCGATTATATGTTACAATGCAATGATAAACGAAAAGATGGTAGTGATGACTTTTATCCATTTTGTAATTGGAaacttattgaaataaatactaTAGCAGCTGGATTTGGATGGCTAGGTCCTGCTTCCGGTTTATTACATAG GTATATTCTACAAGAAATGAATCAACTTGATAACATAAAAAAC CTTCCAGTGAACAACGCTCTAACTGGGCTGTGTGGAGGAATTTTGGAAGCGTGGGAACTTTATGGTAATTCATCAGCTGTCATTCTGATTTTAGTTGAAGATATAACGTACAACATCAGCgatcaaaaatttcatgaatatacCCTCAAAGAAATGAATCCGAGTATAAGAATTATAAGAAGAAACTTAACACAGATATACTATAATGGAGAGCTGAATGAAGAAAACGAATTGATAAT agatAACAATATAGTTGGGGTGGTTTACTTCAGAACTGGTTACGAACCTTCGCAGTATCCAACGGAAAATGAATGGTCTGCTAGGCTGTTACTCGAAAG GTATATTTTGAAACCCCAGAGAGAAGGCGGTGGTCACAATATATATGGTAAAAGAATAAGGCAGTATATAGACAAACTTAAAAATACTAAAGAAAGGATAGCATGGATATTGATGGAGAAAATATTTCCGCCTATTATCAAAGGTTATATGATTCGGCCTGGAACTGAACATCCACCGCCAATTACAGATATGGTGTCTGAGTTGGGAATATTTGGTGTAATTATGGG GGATTCAACAAGGATAATTTCTAATAGACAAGTAGGTCACATGTTACGGACAAAAGTGGAATCTGCTGATGAAGGGGGCGTTGCAGCTGGCCTAGGAGCATTAGACAGTCCCTATCTAATAGATTAA
- the LOC130892707 gene encoding glutathione synthetase-like isoform X1, with protein MCSSIPTIIPLPIPEQELKELVSKGKDWAIMHGVSMRTKEQFSEDTITFAPFVLFPSTMPKKDFQHAVELQTIFQELFHKVAYDREFLKMCLENIVQVDEFTAKLFEIYETTEKEGVSQSIGLGLFRCDYMLQCNDKRKDGSDDFYPFCNWKLIEINTIAAGFGWLGPASGLLHRYILQEMNQLDNIKNLPVNNALTGLCGGILEAWELYGNSSAVILILVEDITYNISDQKFHEYTLKEMNPSIRIIRRNLTQIYYNGELNEENELIIDNNIVGVVYFRTGYEPSQYPTENEWSARLLLERSKAIKCPNLQYHLAGTKKVQQELSKPGAIERFINDEKKVKLIRNVFVNIYGLEFDESGEEAVRLALEDPERYILKPQREGGGHNIYGKRIRQYIDKLKNTKERIAWILMEKIFPPIIKGYMIRPGTEHPPPITDMVSELGIFGVIMGDSTRIISNRQVGHMLRTKVESADEGGVAAGLGALDSPYLID; from the exons GAAAAGATTGGGCAATTATGCATGGAGTTTCAATGAGAACGAAAGAACAATTTTCCGAAGACACCATCACGTTTGCTccctttgttttgtttccttCTACAATGCCAAAGAAAGATTTTCAACATGCCGTTGAACTGCAGACtatttttcaagaattattCCACAAAGTTGCTTACGATCGAGAATTTTTGAAGATGTGTTTAGAAAATATTGTTCAGGTTGACGAATTTACTGCAAAATTGTTCGAAATATATGAAACTACAGAAAAAGAAGGAGTTTCACAA TCAATAGGATTGGGCCTATTTCGATGCGATTATATGTTACAATGCAATGATAAACGAAAAGATGGTAGTGATGACTTTTATCCATTTTGTAATTGGAaacttattgaaataaatactaTAGCAGCTGGATTTGGATGGCTAGGTCCTGCTTCCGGTTTATTACATAG GTATATTCTACAAGAAATGAATCAACTTGATAACATAAAAAAC CTTCCAGTGAACAACGCTCTAACTGGGCTGTGTGGAGGAATTTTGGAAGCGTGGGAACTTTATGGTAATTCATCAGCTGTCATTCTGATTTTAGTTGAAGATATAACGTACAACATCAGCgatcaaaaatttcatgaatatacCCTCAAAGAAATGAATCCGAGTATAAGAATTATAAGAAGAAACTTAACACAGATATACTATAATGGAGAGCTGAATGAAGAAAACGAATTGATAAT agatAACAATATAGTTGGGGTGGTTTACTTCAGAACTGGTTACGAACCTTCGCAGTATCCAACGGAAAATGAATGGTCTGCTAGGCTGTTACTCGAAAG ATCGAAAGCTATAAAATGTCCGAATCTACAATATCACCTTGCGGGAACAAAAAAGGTTCAACAAGAACTCTCGAAACCCGGTGCAATTGAAAGATTTATTAACGATGAAAAGAAAGTGAAATTGATCAGGAACgtatttgttaatatatatgGATTGGAATTTGATGAAAGTGGCGAAGAGGCTGTGAGATTGGCATTAGAAGATCCAGAGAG GTATATTTTGAAACCCCAGAGAGAAGGCGGTGGTCACAATATATATGGTAAAAGAATAAGGCAGTATATAGACAAACTTAAAAATACTAAAGAAAGGATAGCATGGATATTGATGGAGAAAATATTTCCGCCTATTATCAAAGGTTATATGATTCGGCCTGGAACTGAACATCCACCGCCAATTACAGATATGGTGTCTGAGTTGGGAATATTTGGTGTAATTATGGG GGATTCAACAAGGATAATTTCTAATAGACAAGTAGGTCACATGTTACGGACAAAAGTGGAATCTGCTGATGAAGGGGGCGTTGCAGCTGGCCTAGGAGCATTAGACAGTCCCTATCTAATAGATTAA
- the LOC130892706 gene encoding uncharacterized protein LOC130892706, which translates to MQKLHANKIENVQVLRISIPRLPFSDCSNVNMPQRKTSKKISTKKCLTPERTENKCIDEFSRVTKNKNIPSQKGTSTKRKNRVCIGKDKESCHNLENDSDASFNVEHNRNFQKDLYVKLHNIISNDVTHKPSSNKNANSRSQTKFDERYKKHVNKELHNKQSEEAANSTLKMLTIPLPKMLRKGTVKNYFESTLEESTNQCTPDKNKVKVPIYRQQFPILTKNNSKDPYALDIIDPKESKQKKRSSAKFNKTIYDIMKKIEKKEKKTTKKKKVTKITPSYDQKILNIMKNVLHKVNDRDSGNKKSHSSNPPLKLATNSINDSSKISFPHLDIEDGFRGFDKNETTISTLNRYDSTNLEISANKIPGSSQKNNGSPHIHVISNILLKTIKNFEFTNAANCSHSSTTYQNETNNMSITSDMNPLDKSHNLQREFHDNIPLFCEDENCESDLDNDFENVEVGCDEFFGFKDETDETPKYCRFYHKKKEHPWRFQGFFKRNPHILKLKKNGLPCKEQEMVLDYEFVQRIELLCAKKSVDTSHVKEPVQTSILDYIESAHNEQDVPNRPSLFDYEEYNVDKVPRRVLGIIQSNKVISTPTKKIEEDIRSPNVSIIRSDENEENNPLKSIRKSYQRKRGEREIRKSGDVLNEDILPSVLENNYEVPQDEVHLFEDIDQEKDTDFNIDMPIFPKKRRKRLFSEGSDDEMDEKKSKRKKKNAMTKAEENEFNAWAEKMNARFAEEDKHELTIE; encoded by the exons ATGCAGAAATTACatgcaaataaaattgaaaacgtaCAGGTTTTGAGAATATCTATTCCTCGACTTCCATTTAGTGACTGCTCAAACGTTAATATGCCTCAAagaaaaacatctaaaaaaattagtacCAAAAAGTGTCTTACTCCAGAAAGAACTGAAAATAAATGTATAGACGAATTTTCACGagttacaaaaaacaaaaatataccaTCACAGAAGGGAACaagtacaaaaagaaaaaatagagtGTGTATAGGAAAGGATAAAGAAAGCTGCCATAATTTGGAAAACGATTCGGATGCTAGCTTTAATGTTGAACATaatagaaatttccaaaaagaCTTATATGTGAAACTacacaatattatttcaaatgatgtAACACACAAGCCATCATCTAACAAGAATGCTAATTCTAGGTCACAAACAAAATTTGACGAGAGATAtaaaaaacatgtaaataaGGAGCTACATAATAAGCAATCGGAAGAAGCTGCaaattcaacattaaaaatgttaactATTCCATTACCAAAGATGTTGAGAAAAGGtacagttaaaaattatttcgaatcaACATTAGAAGAATCAACTAATCAGTGTACAcctgataaaaataaagtaaaagttCCTATTTATAGACAACAATTTCCGATATTAACAAAGAATAATTCTAAAGATCCTTATGCTCTTGATATTATTGATCCAaaagaatcaaaacaaaaaaaaagaagctctgcaaaattcaataaaaccatatacgatataatgaagaaaattgaaaagaaggaaaagaaaacaactaagaagaaaaaagtaacaaaaataactCCAAGCTATGACCAGAAAATactgaatataatgaaaaatgttttgcaTAAAGTAAATGATCGTGACTCGGGAAATAAGAAATCACATAGTTCTAACCCACCATTGAAATTAGCaacaaattcaattaatgacagttcaaaaatttcatttccacATTTAGATATAGAAGATGGTTTCCGTGGCTTTGATAAGAATGAAACAACTATTTCCACTTTAAATCGATATGATTCTACTAATTTGGAAATTTCTGCAAATAAGATACCAGGTTCATCACAAAAGAACAATGGATCCCCTCACATACATGTTATCAGTAACATACTTttaaaaaccattaaaaattttgagtttacgAACGCAGCAAATTGTTCTCATTCAAGTACAACTTAccaaaatgaaacaaataatatgagTATAACTTCAGATATGAATCCATTAGATAAATCTCATAATTTGCAAAGAGAGTTTCATGATAATATTCCTCTCTTTTGTGAAGATGAAAACTGCGAATCTGATTTAGATAACgattttgaaaatgtagaaGTTGGATGTGATGAATTCTTTGGTTTCAAAGATGAAACTGATGAAACACCAAAATATTGCAGATTTTATCATAAG aaaaaagaacaTCCTTGGAGATTTCAAGGTTTCTTTAAAAGAAATCCACATATTTTAAAGCTAAAAAAGAACGGTTTACCATGTAAAGAACAAGAGATGGTTCTTGATTATGAATTCGTACAAAGGATAGAATTACTGTGTGCCAAAAAATCTGTAGATACTTCACATGTAAAGGAACCAGTTCAAACTTCAATATTGGATTACATAGAAAGTGCTCATAATGAACAAGATGTACCTAATCGACCAAGTCTATTTGATTATGAGGAATACAATGTAGATAAAGTCCCCAGGAGAGTTTTGGGAATAATCCAGAGCAACAAAGTTATTTCAACACCCACAAAAAAAATAGAGGAAGATATTAGGTCTCCAAATGTGTCCATAATTCGTagtgatgaaaatgaagaaaataatcctTTGAAATCAATAAGAAAGAGTTATCAGAGAAAACGTGGGGAGAGAGAGATTAGAAAAAGTGGGGACGTCCTGAACGAAGATATATTGCCAtcagttttagaaaataattatgaagTTCCACAAGATGAAGTTCACTTATTTGAAGACATTGATCAAGAAAAAGATACagattttaatattgatatg CCAATCTTCCCAAAAAAGCGAAGAAAAAGACTATTTTCCGAAGGATCTGATGATGAAATGGACGAGAAGAAATCtaagagaaagaaaaagaacgCTATGACTAAAGCTGAA GAAAATGAATTCAACGCTTGGGCCGAAAAAATGAATGCCAGATTTGCAGAAGAGGATAAACATGAATTAACAATAGAATAG
- the LOC130892365 gene encoding cytochrome c oxidase assembly factor 6 homolog, translating to MSFPTREERSKCWAARDKYWECLDKNSSADKDEKTNVCVEFRKLYEQSCTAQWVKHFDRKRNYLMFKEKIEKDGYEPLDSLK from the coding sequence ATGTCGTTTCCTACGCGAGAAGAACGCTCCAAATGTTGGGCGGCGCGTGACAAATATTGGGAATGTCTCGACAAGAACTCTAGTGCCGATAAAGACGAAAAAACAAATGTTTGTGTAGAATTCCGAAAATTGTACGAACAATCTTGTACCGCGCAGTGGGTGAAACattttgatagaaaaagaaactacctaatgtttaaagaaaaaattgaaaaagatggGTATGAACCGCTAGATTCGTTGAAATAG
- the LOC130892363 gene encoding N-alpha-acetyltransferase 30A-like, with translation MNKTKTKKNKVEKCPSTLNDDLVKDVSNKCILNEKPPELKNGLINGLSNVNDATGCKKNNRRKRNKQKIDTIDNREKEQNCVIKQKEDQSTLEEISSEIVNNVDSKIDPITTLDSNENISCDKPKLKLQAVNATNAQPSSSEVDIGILDSLKIVSLEDKKDDAQLTDNHSLTIKPKIDFIQYESEQQMPMIMKIIQKDLSEPYSIYTYRYFIHNWPKLCFLAMCEDECVGAIVCKLDLHRKVIRRGYIAMLAVDQKYRKLRIGSNLVQMAINEMLLGDADEVVLETEVTNKPALQLYEKLGFVRDKRLFRYYLNGVDALRLKLWLR, from the exons atgaataaaaccaaaacaaaaaaaaataaagttgaaaagtGTCCTTCAACTCTAAATGATGATTTGGTTAAAGACGTATCAAACAAGTGTATTTTAAACGAAAAACCACCAGAATTAAAAAATGGGCTGATCAATGGATTATCTAATGTAAATGATGCGACTGggtgcaaaaaaaataatagaagaaagaGAAATAAGCAGAAAATAGATACAATAGACAATAGAGAAAAGGAACAGAATTGCGTTATTAAACAAAAG GAAGACCAAAGTACATTAGAAGAAATTTCCAgtgaaattgtaaataatgtaGATAGTAAAATTGACCCTATTACGACTCTagattcaaatgaaaatatctcTTGTGATAAACCTAAACTAAAACTGCAGGCGGTGAATGCAACAAATGCTCAACCAAGTTCCAGTGAGGTTGATATCGGAATATTAGATAGTTTAAAAATTGTTAGTTTAGAAGACAAAAAGGATGATGCGCAGTTGACGGATAATCATTCTCTAACAATCAAaccaaaaatagattttatacaGTATGAATCTGAACAACAGATGCCAATGATCATGAAAATCATACAGAAGGACCTTTCGGAACCATATTCTATATACACTTACAGATATTTCATACACAATTGGCCTAAACTTTGTTTCCTG GCGATGTGTGAAGATGAATGTGTAGGAGCCATAGTATGTAAGTTAGATTTGCATCGTAAAGTGATTAGAAGAGGTTACATTGCTATGTTGGCAGTAGATCAAAAATACCGTAAACTCAGAATCGGTTCAAACTTAGTACAGATGGCTATTAACGAAATGTTATTGGGCGACGCCGATGAAGTTGTTTTAGAAACTGAAGTTACCAATAAACCTGCTCTACAG CTATATGAAAAATTGGGTTTTGTCCGGGATAAACGACTCTTCAGATATTACCTAAACGGAGTGGATGCTTTGAGACTTAAATTGTGGTTGAGATGA